A region of Toxorhynchites rutilus septentrionalis strain SRP chromosome 1, ASM2978413v1, whole genome shotgun sequence DNA encodes the following proteins:
- the LOC129780582 gene encoding uncharacterized protein LOC129780582 has translation MPTSYKRKSNRQSWTAQQLEQAIKAVKSGSPVKTAARSYAIPRSTLIRHLTSPTVSTRLGPLDSVFNSQQEEELVQHLLDLEKRFYGITMTNSTKMAGKAWLSNFLKRNPKLSFHKPEATSAARAKGFNKPAVSAFYDLLEEALKNPKLTPDRVLNADETSVCTVPPKKSKVAALKGQKIRLVVLHLRNAEKQLRQSATGQHLPSFFIFLRMRMHEALKKGASRGSKFACNASGYMTVEIFNEWFDHFLEHVKPSEDSPALLIIDGHSSHTKNLAFTEKARANFVKVLVLPSHTSNKLQPLDVSFMAPFKTYYAQEVERFLQQNPGKVVSQYDVAELMKPAFIKAASKKQEFDHLIAIFFPMMTLPRPWLIS, from the exons ATGCCTACAAGTTACAAGCGCAAGAGTAACCGGCAGTCATGGACCGCTCAGCAGTTGGAACAAGCCATTAAGGCTGTAAAAAGTGGATCACCGGTGAAGACAGCAGCAAGAAGTTACGCAATCCCAAGATCCACACTGATTCGCCACCTCACAAGTCCAACTGTATCAACTCGGCTAGGACCTCTTGATTCCGTATTCAATTCTCAACAAGAAGAGGAGCTGGTACAACATCTGTTGGATTTGGAAAAGAGGTTCTATGGAATAACGATGACTAAT TCTACCAAGATGGCTGGAAAGGCTTGGCTAAGCAATTTTCTGAAACGAAATCCCAAATTGTCGTTCCATAAACCTGAAGCTACCTCTGCCGCCCGAGCCAAAGGCTTCAATAAGCCAGCAGTATCTGCGTTTTACGATTTGCTGGAAGAAGCGCTGAAAAATCCCAAATTGACGCCAGATCGTGTTTTGAACGCCGATGAGACTAGTGTTTGTACC GTTCCTCCGAAGAAGTCTAAGGTAGCGGCATTGAAAGGACAAAAAATCAGGTTGGTGGTATTACATCTGCGGAACGCGGAGAAACAGCTACGGCAGTCCGCAACCGGACAGCACCTTCCGTCGTTCTTCATTTTTCTTCGCATGCGGATGCACGAAGCTTTGAAGAAAGGGGCATCACGTGGAAGCAAATTTGCCTGTAATGCATCGGGTTACATGACGGTCGAAATATTCAATGAGTGGTTCGATCACTTTTTGGAGCATGTAAAACCTTCTGAAGACAGTCCTGCTTTGCTCATAATTGATGGCCACTCGTCGCACACGAAGAATCTAGCTTTTACCGAGAAAGCTAGAGCTAACTTTGTTAAGGTTCTAGTTTTACCATCTCACACTAGCAACAAACTTCAACCGCTTGATGTATCCTTTATGGCACCTTTCAAGACGTACTACGCACAGGAAGTAGAGCGTTTCCTACAACAGAATCCAGGTAAAGTCGTCAGCCAATATGACGTTGCCGAGCTCATGAAACCTGCATTCATCAAGGC